In Hydrogenovibrio marinus, a single genomic region encodes these proteins:
- the pstA gene encoding phosphate ABC transporter permease PstA codes for MRLWINKLVLGLSSLAAIIGLVFLGWILITLIIKGSEALSPYIFTHDLINNGIRNLLFGQFVLAGLATIIGIPIGIMAGIYLQEYSNGSKYADFIRDLSDVMMSAPSIVIGTFVYAVVVMPTGHTAGWAGVFALFVMMLPIVVRATDDMLSLVPTELREAGIAIGASKYHVIVNIILRAAKVGIVTGLILAFARVVGETAPLLYTSGSSVYWSTDLSDTFPSITVSIYNLATMPDDKMVQLAWAAALVLTFFVLILNLLGRYIIREKHH; via the coding sequence ATGAGATTGTGGATAAATAAACTAGTTTTGGGTCTGTCTAGCCTTGCGGCAATTATTGGATTGGTATTTCTTGGCTGGATATTGATTACGCTAATTATTAAAGGCTCTGAGGCGCTTTCACCATATATCTTTACACATGATTTGATTAACAATGGTATTCGAAATCTGTTGTTTGGACAGTTTGTGCTAGCAGGTTTGGCAACAATTATTGGTATTCCAATTGGGATTATGGCTGGGATTTACCTGCAGGAATATAGCAATGGTAGCAAGTACGCCGATTTTATCCGTGACTTGTCAGATGTTATGATGTCGGCACCATCTATCGTTATCGGTACCTTTGTTTATGCTGTTGTGGTTATGCCGACAGGTCATACGGCTGGTTGGGCGGGCGTGTTCGCTCTATTTGTTATGATGTTACCCATTGTTGTGCGTGCAACAGACGACATGTTGAGCTTAGTGCCTACCGAGTTGAGAGAAGCAGGGATTGCTATCGGTGCATCGAAATACCATGTCATCGTAAATATTATCTTAAGAGCGGCAAAGGTTGGTATCGTAACTGGATTGATTCTAGCATTTGCCCGTGTAGTCGGTGAGACAGCACCTCTTTTGTATACCAGTGGTTCAAGTGTGTATTGGTCAACGGATTTGAGTGATACTTTCCCGTCAATAACGGTCTCGATTTATAACTTGGCTACTATGCCGGACGATAAGATGGTTCAGTTGGCTTGGGCAGCTGCACTGGTTCTAACATTCTTCGTATTGATTCTCAATCTGTTGGGAAGATACATTATTCGTGAAAAGCATCATTAA
- the pstB gene encoding phosphate ABC transporter ATP-binding protein PstB, translating into MKDIANIMEIQDFSFTYPKAENPSLKNINLPIKENHITALIGPSGCGKSTLLRAMNRIHDLYPGCRYEGAIKLKNQDGSIGNILDIKKENDFIALRQRVGMIFQKPTPFPMTIYENIAYGLRIAGIKNKNDLEEIIVKSLQDAALWNEVKDRLHQDARGLSGGQQQRLCITRVVALKPDLMLFDEPTSALDPISTLAIEEMILGLKEKYSIAIVTHNMQQASRISDYTAFMYLGDLVEFNDTDVMFTNPKEQQTNNYITGKFG; encoded by the coding sequence GTGAAAGATATTGCCAATATTATGGAAATTCAGGATTTTAGCTTTACTTATCCTAAAGCTGAAAATCCTTCATTGAAAAACATTAATCTTCCAATTAAAGAAAATCACATTACAGCTCTAATCGGTCCTAGTGGATGTGGTAAATCAACATTGCTAAGAGCCATGAATCGCATTCACGACCTATATCCAGGATGTCGCTATGAAGGCGCTATCAAACTGAAGAACCAAGATGGTTCGATTGGGAACATTTTGGATATTAAAAAAGAAAACGACTTTATTGCATTGCGTCAAAGAGTGGGGATGATTTTCCAAAAGCCAACACCTTTTCCGATGACGATTTATGAAAACATAGCTTATGGTTTGCGCATCGCAGGGATCAAAAATAAGAATGATCTTGAAGAAATTATCGTTAAGTCTTTGCAGGACGCAGCACTTTGGAATGAAGTAAAAGATAGATTGCATCAAGATGCTAGGGGTTTGTCGGGTGGTCAGCAACAACGTTTGTGCATTACGCGTGTTGTTGCTCTGAAGCCTGATTTGATGTTGTTTGATGAGCCAACATCTGCACTTGACCCTATTTCAACGTTGGCGATTGAAGAAATGATTCTAGGTTTGAAAGAGAAATACAGCATTGCAATCGTAACGCATAACATGCAACAGGCATCTCGTATTTCCGATTACACCGCGTTTATGTATCTAGGGGATTTGGTTGAGTTTAACGACACTGATGTGATGTTTACTAACCCTAAAGAACAACAAACCAATAACTATATTACCGGTAAGTTTGGTTAA
- the pstC gene encoding phosphate ABC transporter permease subunit PstC, whose protein sequence is MEKIFARLSQISASLVFVVLVSTLVTLYISAKPAIEEFGAKFLIDARWGVDVPVETPSSSDQKPAQQASQSSAPDAHLDGGINVGDDGVNVDDDDGVNVGDDDGVISNSPTKEVFGGAVAIVGTVFSTIIALLFAVPLAMGIAIFLSEIAAPAISKPVGVAIELLAAIPSIIYGMWGLFYFGPFIASIFGGHSVSLLVAGLVLGVMVIPFMAALSRDAINTTPDVLKEAAYAVGATKFEVIKDVVFPYAKAGIIGSIIISLGRALGETMAVAFVIGGVFEFAKSVTDPTNSIPVVLANNFSESSGLSLASLFYLSLILFVVSFIVIFTAKHYFLRRGK, encoded by the coding sequence ATGGAAAAAATATTTGCAAGGCTCTCCCAGATTAGTGCGAGTCTGGTCTTTGTTGTTTTAGTCTCGACACTTGTGACTCTCTATATTTCGGCAAAGCCTGCTATTGAAGAGTTTGGGGCGAAGTTCTTGATTGACGCTCGTTGGGGTGTTGATGTTCCAGTTGAAACGCCTTCCTCTTCTGACCAAAAACCTGCTCAACAAGCCTCACAGTCTAGTGCACCTGATGCTCATTTAGATGGTGGTATCAATGTCGGCGACGATGGTGTTAATGTTGACGACGACGATGGTGTTAATGTTGGTGATGACGATGGTGTTATCAGTAACTCGCCAACAAAAGAAGTGTTTGGTGGTGCGGTTGCAATCGTCGGAACTGTTTTTTCAACTATTATTGCCTTATTGTTTGCCGTTCCGCTTGCAATGGGGATCGCCATTTTCCTATCAGAAATTGCTGCGCCAGCTATTTCTAAGCCTGTAGGGGTTGCTATTGAGTTGCTTGCAGCCATTCCGAGTATTATTTATGGTATGTGGGGCTTGTTCTATTTTGGTCCATTCATTGCCTCGATTTTTGGTGGGCATTCAGTATCTTTGTTGGTAGCGGGTCTAGTGCTTGGCGTAATGGTCATTCCATTTATGGCTGCTTTGAGTCGTGATGCAATCAACACTACTCCAGATGTATTAAAAGAAGCTGCTTATGCTGTGGGCGCTACTAAGTTTGAAGTGATTAAAGATGTTGTGTTTCCTTATGCCAAGGCGGGCATAATCGGTTCAATTATTATTTCATTAGGCCGTGCGCTGGGTGAAACAATGGCGGTCGCCTTTGTTATTGGTGGAGTCTTTGAATTTGCGAAGTCTGTTACAGACCCAACCAACTCCATCCCAGTAGTATTGGCAAATAACTTCTCAGAATCTAGTGGTCTGAGCTTGGCATCTCTGTTCTACTTGTCATTGATTCTGTTCGTTGTCAGCTTCATCGTAATCTTTACGGCGAAACACTACTTCTTGAGAAGAGGCAAATAA